A part of Salvelinus alpinus chromosome 23, SLU_Salpinus.1, whole genome shotgun sequence genomic DNA contains:
- the LOC139550100 gene encoding ras-related protein Rab-12 has product MDSRYEIQRRAGGGSANASPALGAQSRRRKMPPRPADYKLQIIIIGSRGVGKTSLMERFTDDTFCEACKSTVGVDFKIKTVELRGKKIRLQIWDTAGQERFNSITSAYYRGAKGIVLVYDITKQETFDDLPKWMKMIDKYASEEAELLLVGNKLDCETDRIITRQTAERFTSRISGLRFCEASAKDNFNVEECFLKLVDDILAKMPLEIPTRKLSNSILSLQPEPEVPPELNPPRMHCC; this is encoded by the exons ATGGATTCGCGGTATGAGATCCAGCGGAGGGCCGGTGGGGGATCGGCAAATGCTTCCCCGGCTCTGGGGGCACAGTCTCGCCGCAGGAAGATGCCGCCCAGACCCGCAGATTATAAACTTCAGATCATTATCATTGGCTCCCGCGGAGTAGGCAAAACCAGTCTAATGGAAAGGTTTACCGACGACACCTTCTGTGAAGCATGCAAATCAACCGTTG GAGTAGATTTTAAGATCAAGACGGTGGAGCTGAGAGGGAAGAAGATCAGGTTGCAGATCTG GGATACAGCTGGTCAGGAGAGGTTCAACAGCATAACCTCAGCCTACTACCGTGGGGCCAAGGGAATAGTACTGGTCTATGACATCACCAAGCAGGAAACGTTCGACGACCTGCCCAAGTGGATGAAGATGATCGACAAG TATGCTTCAGAAGAGGCAGAGCTGCTGCTGGTGGGGAACAAGCTGGACTGTGAGACAGACCGCATCATCACTAGACAGACTGCAGAGAGG TTTACCTCGAGGATATCTGGGTTGCGTTTCTGCGAGGCCAGTGCCAAGGATAACTTTAACGTGGAGGAGTGCTTTCTAAAACTAGTGGACGACATTCTAGCCAAG ATGCCTCTAGAGATTCCCACCAGGAAGCTCTCCAACAGCATCCTGTCTCTGCAGCCTGAACCAGAAGTGCCTCCCGAGCTCAACCCGCCACGCATGCACTGTTGCTGA